The Sulfurimonas hydrogeniphila genome includes a window with the following:
- a CDS encoding recombinase family protein: protein MNIAYTRISTDKQDQINQEHLILQYCQRHAIHLDKIIKIEMSTRKSEELRGIDKLKMLLKDGDTLIVSELSRLGRKMIDVLNLVKFFANKGVKVIFINQPELSLVNGAMRDFMVAAYGYFAETEREFISLRTKAGLEAAKSKGKKLGRPKGAQGKSTLVEPYREFIEEMLQNNLSLSSIQKLINKSISDKNEKIKYTTLKYYVDTHIAREEQL from the coding sequence ATGAACATAGCATACACAAGAATTTCAACTGATAAGCAGGATCAAATAAATCAAGAGCATCTTATTTTACAGTATTGCCAAAGACATGCAATTCATCTTGATAAAATCATCAAAATTGAAATGTCTACCAGAAAAAGCGAAGAGCTAAGAGGGATAGACAAACTCAAAATGCTATTGAAAGATGGAGATACGCTTATAGTTTCAGAATTGTCACGATTAGGCCGTAAAATGATTGATGTATTGAATCTAGTGAAATTTTTTGCAAATAAAGGTGTCAAGGTGATTTTTATTAATCAGCCTGAACTTTCTCTTGTAAATGGAGCAATGAGAGATTTTATGGTAGCAGCCTATGGATATTTTGCAGAAACTGAAAGGGAATTTATATCACTAAGAACAAAAGCAGGATTGGAAGCAGCGAAAAGTAAAGGGAAAAAACTTGGTAGACCAAAAGGTGCTCAAGGAAAGTCTACTTTGGTAGAACCATATAGAGAATTTATTGAGGAAATGCTTCAAAATAACTTATCCCTCTCATCTATTCAAAAACTTATCAATAAAAGTATTTCTGATAAAAATGAAAAAATCAAATATACAACTCTTAAATATTATGTTGATACTCATATAGCAAGAGAAGAACAATTATGA
- a CDS encoding protein adenylyltransferase SelO, whose translation MQDIKTLNDLAQLAEYSLMDRLNPDPNATADGADHAPRQVFSGHYVPVKPTPIENPVYIAHSKTFFKELGLHDDLAASEDFIRMFSGDTSHLKEPLRRTGWATGYALSIYGTEYYEQCPFKTGNGYGDGRAISVFEGVINGKRWEMQLKGGGRTPYCRGADGRAVLRSSVREFLAQEHMYALGVPTSRSLSLYMSKTQTVRRPWFMNGSYSRDPEVMIEENVAITTRVAPSFLRVGQLELFARRARKSEHPKAMEELEMLVLHLIEREYSDVIDKNLPLEEKTVLLAREFRSRLTSLVVNWIRVGYCQGNFNGDNCAAGGFTLDYGPFGFIDMFDPSYQPWTGGGAHFSFLNQPQAGEQNFKMFCKALQPLLKTDEKQSQQLDEIMNGFSKIMQTKMIQMWTAKLGLKTFDAALFNELITLMMETSVDYTLFFRELSGIPDNISAIAKSFYGDSLYDQKIIKSWTEWLEKWKANINIDTPESRKKLSKEMKQTNPKYILREWFLVPAYKKAQEGDYSLIKELQEVMNDPYSEQSSETEDKYYREKPAELFDVAGISHVSCSS comes from the coding sequence ATGCAAGATATAAAAACACTCAATGATCTGGCACAGTTAGCTGAGTATTCTCTAATGGACAGACTTAATCCTGATCCAAATGCTACAGCAGACGGTGCAGATCATGCACCAAGACAGGTATTCAGCGGGCATTATGTTCCTGTAAAACCCACTCCTATAGAAAATCCTGTTTACATTGCGCACAGCAAAACCTTCTTTAAGGAACTTGGACTGCATGATGACTTGGCTGCATCTGAGGATTTTATACGCATGTTTTCGGGTGACACTTCCCATCTAAAAGAGCCTTTGCGTCGTACCGGTTGGGCAACAGGGTATGCCCTTTCCATCTACGGTACGGAGTATTATGAGCAGTGTCCTTTTAAAACAGGAAACGGGTATGGTGACGGACGCGCAATATCTGTTTTTGAAGGGGTTATAAATGGTAAACGCTGGGAAATGCAGCTCAAAGGCGGAGGGAGAACCCCTTACTGCCGTGGAGCTGACGGTCGTGCGGTACTGCGTTCAAGTGTTAGAGAATTTTTGGCACAAGAACACATGTATGCCCTCGGTGTTCCCACATCACGCTCTTTAAGTTTATATATGTCAAAAACCCAAACAGTAAGACGGCCCTGGTTTATGAACGGTTCCTATTCAAGGGATCCGGAAGTCATGATAGAAGAAAATGTTGCCATCACAACACGTGTTGCCCCTTCTTTTCTTCGTGTGGGTCAACTTGAACTTTTCGCCCGACGGGCACGTAAAAGTGAACATCCAAAGGCGATGGAGGAACTTGAGATGCTTGTCTTGCACCTGATTGAAAGAGAATACAGTGATGTAATAGATAAAAATTTACCTCTGGAAGAAAAAACAGTGCTGCTTGCCCGTGAATTTCGCTCCCGCCTTACTTCACTTGTAGTAAACTGGATTCGTGTCGGATACTGCCAGGGAAATTTCAATGGTGACAACTGTGCTGCAGGCGGTTTTACCCTTGATTACGGTCCGTTTGGATTTATAGACATGTTTGATCCAAGCTATCAACCCTGGACGGGTGGCGGAGCACACTTTTCATTTTTGAATCAACCTCAGGCCGGGGAACAAAATTTCAAAATGTTTTGTAAGGCACTTCAGCCTTTGCTCAAGACAGATGAAAAGCAGAGTCAACAATTGGATGAAATTATGAACGGTTTTTCCAAAATCATGCAGACTAAAATGATACAGATGTGGACTGCCAAACTGGGTCTAAAAACCTTTGACGCAGCCTTGTTTAACGAACTGATAACACTGATGATGGAGACTTCGGTCGATTATACCCTCTTTTTTCGTGAACTCTCTGGTATACCTGATAATATTTCCGCAATTGCGAAAAGCTTTTACGGTGACTCTCTATATGATCAAAAGATTATAAAAAGCTGGACCGAGTGGTTGGAAAAATGGAAAGCAAACATTAACATTGATACTCCGGAGTCCCGCAAAAAACTCTCAAAAGAGATGAAACAAACCAATCCGAAATATATTCTCCGTGAATGGTTCCTTGTTCCGGCATACAAAAAGGCCCAGGAGGGAGATTATTCACTTATAAAAGAGCTGCAGGAAGTGATGAATGATCCCTACAGTGAACAGTCATCGGAGACAGAAGACAAATACTACAGAGAAAAGCCTGCTGAACTGTTTGATGTCGCAGGAATATCTCATGTAAGCTGTTCTTCCTAA
- a CDS encoding bacteriohemerythrin, which translates to MALVYIEQVEDMDVEEMQKTHENEIKILNAIDNLAISYDRGEATLEELEAKIEEYVKHVHEHFANEERLMQEYSFPSYDMHKTAHDMFLEELNMALKNWKNYKKVSKITDFIRRAPEWIVLHVNTVDYPTANYLAKKMKGL; encoded by the coding sequence ATGGCATTGGTATATATTGAGCAGGTTGAAGATATGGATGTGGAGGAGATGCAAAAAACTCATGAAAATGAGATTAAAATTTTAAATGCAATAGATAATCTTGCGATCTCTTACGATCGGGGGGAAGCGACACTCGAAGAACTTGAAGCAAAAATCGAAGAATATGTGAAGCATGTTCATGAACACTTTGCAAACGAAGAACGTCTGATGCAAGAGTATAGTTTTCCTTCCTATGACATGCACAAGACTGCACATGACATGTTTTTGGAAGAATTGAATATGGCTCTTAAAAATTGGAAAAACTATAAAAAGGTTTCAAAAATTACTGATTTTATCCGCAGAGCACCCGAATGGATAGTCTTACATGTAAACACAGTGGACTACCCGACTGCAAATTATCTTGCAAAAAAGATGAAAGGTTTGTAA
- a CDS encoding ABC transporter permease, with amino-acid sequence MRIFAMIVSKELLSFLRSIGLVAVVLYSFTLDVYIAGSGIQIKPRNVVVGYVDKTGGGVSQKILARLHQPEFKPPVAFLSQKALSNAIFNKEVMVGILFDSDFEKNYKSGKKAQINLLLDATAASQSLTTFMYLQNIVFDFQSVNFPLELKSHKLFNQNADNHSFMALTELLSNITLLIVILTAIVFVKEKEDGTWDIMLLTPINPKIIILAKSFSQVLIVMAGVVLSLGFVLFGQFDVPLNGSFWAFMLLTFLYSVSSAGIGLFVAAVSKNVMQVAQLSIIIMMPLIFLSGAWTPVYAMHPVFQTLSLFSPLRYYIEGTESIFFRGTEFIDLWPYFSGVILLGTLLYWYGFKKIGKLF; translated from the coding sequence ATGCGAATATTTGCAATGATTGTCTCCAAAGAACTGCTGAGTTTTTTACGCTCTATAGGATTAGTGGCTGTTGTACTTTATTCGTTTACACTCGATGTTTACATAGCCGGTTCCGGCATACAGATAAAACCGCGCAATGTTGTTGTCGGATATGTTGACAAAACAGGAGGGGGAGTAAGCCAAAAAATACTTGCACGGTTGCATCAACCGGAGTTTAAACCACCGGTTGCCTTTCTTTCTCAAAAAGCACTCTCCAATGCTATTTTTAACAAAGAAGTTATGGTCGGAATACTTTTTGACTCTGATTTTGAAAAGAACTACAAGAGCGGGAAAAAAGCACAAATCAATCTTTTGCTCGATGCTACTGCAGCATCGCAAAGTCTCACGACATTTATGTATCTGCAAAATATTGTATTTGACTTCCAATCTGTGAACTTTCCGCTTGAATTAAAGTCACATAAACTTTTTAATCAAAATGCTGACAATCACAGTTTTATGGCACTGACAGAATTGCTTTCAAATATAACCCTGTTGATAGTCATTTTGACGGCCATTGTTTTTGTCAAAGAAAAAGAGGACGGTACCTGGGATATTATGCTGCTTACTCCGATAAATCCCAAAATCATTATCTTGGCGAAAAGTTTTTCGCAGGTACTCATTGTCATGGCAGGCGTTGTTCTCTCTTTGGGATTTGTGCTTTTTGGCCAGTTTGATGTACCGCTCAACGGTTCATTTTGGGCATTTATGCTCCTGACATTTTTGTATTCTGTTTCGAGTGCCGGCATAGGACTCTTTGTGGCGGCTGTGTCCAAAAATGTGATGCAGGTGGCACAGCTTTCTATCATTATTATGATGCCGTTGATTTTTCTCAGTGGTGCATGGACCCCTGTTTACGCTATGCACCCGGTATTTCAGACACTCTCTTTATTTTCACCACTTCGCTATTATATAGAAGGTACTGAGAGCATCTTTTTCAGAGGAACGGAGTTTATAGATTTGTGGCCATATTTTAGCGGAGTTATTCTTCTTGGAACGCTGTTGTATTGGTACGGTTTTAAAAAAATCGGAAAATTGTTTTAA
- a CDS encoding ABC transporter permease: protein MKLITIKAYILKEFMELYRTRLIVMVYLLPSMIVLLFGYGIRMDVTHARILIIDNDQSKFSQMLISKFEHSKYFNAKVLHVSEKEALRSIKQAKTDAVLIIPSSFEKQLLHGQKSEIGVFVDASFPTRATTIEGYIKGSVLDGASEVAQRSGLSAKGLIVLNQRTLFNQAMRDEDAIVPGLIGLVLLVAPAILAALLIVKEKERGTIFNFYASPLSKGEFLLAKLFPAFLLHSVNIFILFLLAVYLFDVPFRGSFMLYWLSSELYILISLSIGMLISIITSRQIVAVVLTIIITIIPGFLYSGMLMPISSMSGESYIEAHMFPVMYYTHILYDTFLIGQGLASEKIIMYLLILVGFVVGLFTVGTLLLKKEMR, encoded by the coding sequence ATGAAACTAATAACCATTAAAGCCTATATATTGAAAGAATTTATGGAGCTTTACAGAACGCGTCTGATTGTGATGGTATATTTGTTGCCGAGTATGATTGTACTGCTTTTTGGCTATGGAATCCGTATGGATGTAACGCATGCAAGAATTTTGATTATTGATAATGACCAGAGCAAATTTTCACAAATGCTGATTTCAAAATTTGAACATAGCAAATACTTTAATGCAAAGGTGTTACATGTAAGTGAAAAAGAGGCACTGCGCTCTATAAAACAGGCTAAAACCGATGCAGTTTTAATCATTCCCTCTTCTTTTGAAAAACAACTTTTACACGGACAAAAGAGTGAGATTGGTGTTTTTGTGGATGCCTCTTTTCCGACAAGGGCTACTACTATTGAGGGGTATATCAAGGGGAGTGTGCTTGATGGGGCAAGCGAAGTGGCACAAAGAAGCGGTTTGTCTGCAAAAGGGCTTATAGTGTTAAATCAGCGTACGCTTTTCAATCAGGCAATGCGGGATGAAGATGCCATAGTTCCAGGACTCATAGGGCTTGTGCTTTTGGTGGCTCCTGCAATTTTGGCAGCACTTCTTATAGTAAAAGAGAAAGAGCGAGGGACCATTTTTAATTTTTATGCTTCGCCTTTGAGTAAAGGAGAGTTCCTTCTTGCAAAACTTTTTCCTGCTTTTTTACTGCATTCTGTGAATATTTTTATACTTTTTTTGCTTGCAGTTTATCTGTTTGATGTTCCTTTTCGGGGAAGTTTTATGCTCTACTGGCTCAGCAGTGAACTTTATATTCTTATCAGTCTCTCTATCGGTATGCTTATTTCTATCATTACAAGCAGACAAATTGTTGCCGTTGTTTTGACAATTATTATCACCATAATTCCCGGATTTTTATACTCTGGTATGCTTATGCCGATATCTTCCATGAGTGGCGAGTCATATATTGAAGCGCATATGTTTCCGGTGATGTATTATACGCATATTCTTTATGATACATTTTTGATAGGACAGGGTTTGGCGTCTGAAAAAATTATCATGTATCTGCTGATACTTGTCGGGTTTGTTGTGGGACTTTTTACTGTCGGCACCTTATTGTTGAAAAAGGAGATGAGATAA
- a CDS encoding ATP-binding cassette domain-containing protein encodes MSLLEVKNIRVSYKKRTGIDNASLTAESGEIIGFIGADGAGKSSLMHAVAGVIRFEGEIVYDGIAYHSPKEAEKVKPFIGLMPQGIGLVLYDTLTVGEHLEFFADIRNVAKDEQFLAYREKLLHMAGLSAFVEREAGKLSGGMMQKLSLICTLLHRPKLLILDEPTTGVDPLSRLELWEILDSIRKEEGTVILVSTAYMQEASKMDKIFLFDEGEIIASGTNEELIDSIRPYVYEEVTCKEECLGFNKRTYSLQPLHVKQAEPTLEGLFFVNALQKKKLLPKVVITKRDKEIAIPPVVMQAYGITKRFGSFTANDHVDIELKRGEILGLLGANGAGKTTLIKMLLGLYPIDEGTLTLLEKVIRSGDDRQTLKSKIGYVSQHFALYNDMTVRENLIYFANMHQIPLKTALKRIEQYANELGFKEYMDELPTALPLGVNQRFSIAAALLHEPLVLFLDEPTSGVDTIARAQFWEILKKLKEQWHISILITTHYMSEAEYCDRVVLLKQGKKIADDTIENFYKTHPDAKNFEDIFLTYYKDRE; translated from the coding sequence ATGTCTCTTCTTGAAGTAAAAAATATCCGGGTCTCTTACAAAAAAAGAACAGGCATAGACAATGCCTCGCTCACAGCAGAGAGTGGAGAGATTATCGGTTTTATAGGAGCGGACGGTGCAGGAAAAAGCTCCCTTATGCATGCTGTAGCCGGTGTTATCCGTTTTGAGGGTGAGATTGTTTATGATGGTATCGCGTACCATTCACCCAAAGAGGCAGAAAAAGTAAAACCTTTTATCGGATTGATGCCACAGGGAATAGGGCTTGTTCTTTATGATACTCTGACAGTAGGGGAGCATTTGGAGTTTTTTGCCGATATTCGCAATGTTGCAAAAGATGAACAATTTCTTGCATATAGAGAAAAACTGCTGCATATGGCAGGACTGAGTGCTTTTGTTGAGAGAGAAGCCGGTAAACTCAGTGGCGGGATGATGCAAAAACTCTCACTTATCTGCACACTGCTGCACCGTCCGAAACTTCTTATTCTGGATGAACCGACAACCGGAGTGGATCCTTTGAGCCGTTTGGAACTGTGGGAGATTTTGGACAGCATACGCAAAGAAGAAGGAACAGTAATTTTAGTGAGCACCGCTTATATGCAAGAAGCCTCCAAAATGGACAAAATTTTTCTTTTTGACGAAGGAGAAATCATTGCCAGCGGAACAAATGAAGAGCTTATAGACTCTATTCGTCCGTATGTGTATGAAGAGGTTACATGTAAAGAAGAGTGCCTTGGTTTTAACAAGCGAACATATTCGCTGCAGCCTTTACATGTAAAGCAGGCAGAACCTACTCTGGAGGGACTCTTTTTTGTGAACGCGCTGCAAAAGAAAAAGCTCCTGCCTAAGGTCGTCATAACAAAACGAGACAAAGAAATTGCAATACCGCCTGTTGTGATGCAAGCATATGGCATTACAAAAAGATTTGGCAGTTTTACGGCAAATGACCATGTAGACATAGAACTCAAACGGGGTGAAATTCTGGGTCTTCTAGGTGCAAACGGCGCAGGAAAAACCACATTAATCAAAATGCTTTTGGGTCTGTATCCGATAGACGAGGGCACACTTACCCTGCTTGAAAAAGTCATCCGCAGCGGAGATGATCGTCAAACGCTCAAGTCCAAAATCGGCTATGTAAGTCAGCATTTTGCACTCTACAATGACATGACTGTAAGAGAAAATCTGATTTATTTTGCCAATATGCATCAGATTCCTCTCAAGACTGCCTTGAAAAGAATAGAGCAGTATGCCAATGAACTCGGTTTTAAAGAGTATATGGATGAATTGCCAACTGCGCTTCCTCTGGGTGTCAATCAGCGTTTTTCCATAGCTGCGGCACTTTTGCACGAACCGCTTGTGCTGTTTTTGGATGAGCCTACAAGCGGCGTGGATACCATTGCAAGAGCACAATTTTGGGAGATACTTAAAAAGCTTAAAGAACAGTGGCATATATCTATTTTGATAACCACACACTATATGAGCGAGGCGGAGTACTGTGATCGAGTGGTACTCCTCAAACAGGGAAAAAAGATTGCAGACGATACCATAGAAAATTTTTATAAAACACATCCCGATGCAAAGAATTTTGAAGATATTTTCTTGACATATTATAAGGATAGAGAATGA
- a CDS encoding HlyD family secretion protein gives MQVLKKYWLGVVIAVLLITAGGMIYKKLHPKTLPANLVEGTGRMDGDLVNLNAKYAGRLEKISVDDGVPVSKGMVVGVLKSKELAAQKAGLDAQIQAKKQQLAAQKIEEKIAQTTIPLLEKKAKAQLVSAQASQQAFEKNILIQKDVVVQAKRDFKRSQRLYKNKSIDKHKLELAQLKRDTENKKLSALQQQLKKIKSAVTLARIALLDAQASQKKLFAIAANIQALQDGIEALKASKAQIEAMIQEMTLVSPVDGITVEKIANEGEVIAPGMPVATLLDPHSLYLKIFVDTLQNGKIKLGDKAVIFLDAYPNHPIQAKVVRIAQKAEFTPKEVSVRSDRIQRVFAVHLKPLAIDPLLKLGIPAVGVVSLDGKGLPNSLNDIPVL, from the coding sequence ATGCAGGTTCTGAAAAAATATTGGTTGGGTGTTGTTATAGCTGTTTTATTGATTACAGCAGGCGGAATGATCTATAAAAAACTGCATCCAAAAACACTTCCTGCAAATTTGGTTGAAGGGACAGGCCGCATGGACGGTGATCTGGTAAATCTCAATGCAAAATATGCAGGAAGGCTGGAAAAAATATCTGTTGATGACGGTGTACCTGTGAGCAAAGGAATGGTTGTGGGTGTCTTGAAGAGCAAAGAACTTGCAGCACAAAAAGCAGGGCTTGATGCACAGATTCAGGCAAAGAAACAGCAACTCGCAGCACAAAAAATTGAAGAAAAAATTGCACAGACAACAATTCCGCTTTTGGAGAAAAAAGCAAAAGCACAGCTTGTCTCAGCCCAAGCCTCGCAACAGGCATTTGAAAAAAATATTTTGATACAAAAAGATGTCGTTGTCCAGGCAAAAAGAGATTTCAAACGCTCTCAACGATTGTATAAAAACAAAAGTATTGACAAGCACAAACTGGAACTTGCACAACTCAAAAGGGATACAGAAAACAAAAAGCTTTCCGCACTGCAGCAACAGCTGAAAAAAATAAAATCAGCAGTAACTCTGGCTCGTATTGCACTTTTGGATGCGCAGGCATCACAGAAAAAACTTTTTGCCATTGCCGCAAATATTCAGGCCCTGCAAGATGGTATTGAAGCCCTCAAAGCATCCAAAGCACAGATAGAAGCGATGATTCAGGAGATGACACTTGTTTCACCTGTTGATGGAATTACGGTAGAAAAAATCGCCAACGAGGGAGAGGTAATAGCTCCTGGTATGCCGGTAGCCACACTTTTGGATCCTCACTCGTTGTATCTGAAAATATTTGTCGACACACTGCAAAACGGAAAAATAAAACTGGGTGACAAAGCGGTAATATTTCTTGATGCCTATCCAAATCATCCGATACAGGCAAAAGTAGTGCGTATTGCCCAAAAAGCGGAATTTACGCCCAAAGAGGTCAGTGTGCGTTCAGACAGAATTCAAAGAGTGTTTGCCGTACACCTCAAACCACTGGCAATTGACCCTTTGTTAAAACTCGGTATACCGGCTGTGGGAGTTGTGTCACTTGATGGCAAAGGTCTGCCAAATTCACTCAATGACATTCCGGTACTCTAA
- a CDS encoding efflux RND transporter permease subunit — MYKLAINRPIATLMYVITLVIFGYMSFKSMPSALYPNVDFPIVTVKTIYPGVEADTIESQVTEKIEEAISRIGGVDSITSTSSDGASVVMVKFFLERNIDEATNDVRDKVSAVILPKDAQTPLVSKLDIGGAPVINVFLTAKKDTLQNLMVFADEKVKPAIQKINGVGAINIIGYKDREIKIFPDIYKLNKFGITIKELNDIIAEENVKIGGGKLITKTKEIILKTKADALSVKQLQDIIIKDDLRLKDLATVTDSLSDAKSYSSYNGIPGVMLEVQKISGTNTIDIVKRVKEAVPQLKTMAGEKYGVELLQDTTPFIIHSLEDVKFDLIYGAVLAVIIIFGFLRNFTITLVSALSIPISILGTIALMNLMGYNLNKMTLIGLTLAIGIIIDDAIVVLENIYKKMEAGMGRFEAALYGVKEMAFAILAISAMLLAVFLPVAHMSGIVGKFFESFAMTVGFAVIISYTVAMSFMPSLSARVLHKGESRFYNITEPIFQRIDKLYAATLSFVLRFKFFTLIFVLGVFVASLSLFPKIGMDFLPKEDKAEFEVKLRADAGISLDEMIRESKVIENLIRADKNVVFTTLSVGYNSVHEKNKALIYVKLTPKGSRKKNQEEIIQEFRQKLKPFSKEMFITAAAIPNIKGAGVSVPYQIVLTSDSFADLDVARKNLMEYLAKKKGFVDIDSNLDEGKPQIDINIVRENANRMGISAAQIAKAVSIAFSSDLEISYFEQNGKQYKITLRLPDKDRVSIDDLKKIQLRAKNGKLVFLDGLVTFDKARSLASIYHYNRQRQVTIYSDLFGLDLGGAVKYTRAKIDTLLPPGVNYKFTGFAEEMEKTAKAFGVALGLSVILMFIILAILYESLIQPVIIMMALPLSIIGVMLALYLTHLHFSLFVMIGFMLLMGMVGKNAVLLVDFANEAVARGKDANAALLEAGEKRLRPILMTTIAMIFAMLPLALSNSLGSETKAPMAIAIIGGLLSSMVLTLLVVPVIYKMINPIDAWLRKWYEKKIQSDTE, encoded by the coding sequence ATGTACAAATTAGCGATTAACAGACCAATTGCAACACTGATGTATGTCATTACATTGGTGATTTTTGGCTATATGAGTTTTAAAAGCATGCCCTCGGCACTCTATCCGAATGTTGATTTTCCTATAGTGACAGTCAAAACAATCTATCCGGGTGTTGAAGCAGATACGATAGAATCACAGGTCACAGAAAAAATAGAAGAAGCCATCTCCCGTATAGGCGGAGTGGACAGCATCACATCCACAAGCAGTGACGGCGCATCTGTTGTTATGGTGAAATTCTTCCTGGAACGCAATATTGATGAAGCGACCAATGATGTACGAGACAAAGTCTCAGCTGTTATCTTGCCAAAAGATGCACAAACGCCACTTGTCAGTAAACTCGATATCGGCGGGGCTCCTGTTATCAATGTTTTTTTAACAGCAAAAAAAGATACCTTGCAAAACCTGATGGTATTTGCCGATGAGAAAGTAAAACCGGCTATTCAAAAGATCAACGGTGTCGGTGCTATAAATATCATCGGTTACAAAGACAGAGAGATAAAAATTTTCCCAGATATTTATAAACTCAACAAGTTTGGCATTACAATCAAAGAGCTGAATGATATTATTGCCGAAGAAAATGTCAAAATCGGTGGCGGAAAGCTTATCACCAAAACAAAAGAGATTATCTTAAAAACAAAAGCGGATGCTCTGAGTGTGAAGCAACTTCAAGACATTATAATAAAAGATGATTTAAGGCTCAAAGATCTGGCAACGGTAACAGACTCTTTGAGCGATGCAAAAAGCTACTCGTCATACAACGGTATACCGGGTGTTATGCTTGAAGTGCAAAAAATTTCAGGAACAAATACGATAGATATAGTAAAACGCGTCAAAGAAGCCGTGCCGCAGTTAAAAACAATGGCTGGCGAAAAATATGGTGTAGAACTGCTCCAGGATACAACGCCTTTCATCATTCACTCACTTGAAGATGTGAAATTTGACCTTATTTACGGTGCAGTTTTGGCAGTAATTATCATCTTCGGTTTTTTGAGAAACTTTACTATTACGCTGGTTTCGGCACTCTCTATTCCAATCTCTATCCTGGGTACGATTGCTTTAATGAATCTGATGGGGTATAACCTGAATAAAATGACACTCATCGGTTTAACGCTTGCTATCGGAATTATCATAGATGATGCCATTGTTGTGTTGGAGAATATCTACAAAAAGATGGAAGCAGGCATGGGCAGGTTTGAAGCGGCACTCTATGGTGTGAAAGAGATGGCATTTGCTATTCTTGCGATTTCGGCAATGTTGCTTGCTGTTTTTCTTCCGGTTGCACATATGAGCGGAATTGTCGGAAAATTCTTTGAAAGTTTTGCGATGACGGTAGGGTTTGCGGTAATTATTTCCTATACGGTTGCGATGAGTTTTATGCCGAGTCTGAGTGCAAGAGTATTGCATAAAGGAGAGAGCAGGTTTTACAATATTACAGAACCGATTTTTCAGCGTATAGACAAATTATATGCAGCAACACTGAGTTTTGTGCTTCGTTTTAAATTTTTTACACTTATTTTTGTTCTTGGGGTGTTTGTTGCCTCGCTTTCTCTCTTTCCGAAAATCGGTATGGATTTTCTGCCAAAAGAGGATAAAGCAGAGTTTGAAGTAAAACTCAGAGCCGATGCGGGCATCAGTTTGGATGAAATGATACGGGAGTCCAAAGTGATTGAAAATTTAATCAGAGCTGACAAAAATGTTGTTTTTACAACCTTGAGTGTAGGCTATAACAGTGTACACGAGAAAAACAAAGCGCTCATTTATGTCAAACTTACGCCTAAAGGCAGCAGAAAAAAGAATCAAGAAGAGATTATTCAGGAATTTCGACAAAAGCTCAAACCCTTTTCAAAAGAGATGTTTATTACAGCAGCGGCAATTCCAAACATCAAAGGTGCCGGGGTGAGTGTACCGTATCAAATTGTACTGACATCGGATTCTTTTGCTGACCTTGATGTGGCGAGAAAAAACCTGATGGAGTATCTGGCGAAGAAAAAAGGCTTTGTTGATATTGACAGTAATCTTGATGAAGGTAAACCGCAGATTGACATCAATATAGTACGTGAAAATGCCAACAGAATGGGGATTAGTGCAGCACAGATAGCAAAGGCTGTCTCCATTGCCTTTTCAAGTGATTTGGAAATTTCCTATTTTGAGCAAAACGGAAAACAGTACAAAATTACCCTGCGACTGCCTGACAAGGACCGTGTAAGCATAGATGATCTCAAAAAAATCCAACTCAGAGCCAAAAACGGAAAGTTGGTTTTTCTTGACGGTCTTGTCACATTTGACAAGGCAAGGTCTCTGGCTTCAATATATCACTATAACAGACAAAGACAGGTGACTATCTATTCTGATCTGTTTGGGCTTGATCTGGGCGGCGCTGTCAAGTATACACGTGCAAAAATAGACACATTGCTGCCACCGGGTGTAAACTATAAATTTACAGGCTTTGCCGAAGAGATGGAAAAAACAGCCAAAGCCTTTGGCGTGGCTCTTGGTTTGTCTGTAATTTTAATGTTTATCATCCTGGCAATTTTGTATGAGTCGCTTATTCAGCCTGTTATCATTATGATGGCATTGCCACTGAGTATTATCGGGGTTATGCTGGCTTTGTATCTGACACATTTGCATTTCAGTCTTTTTGTGATGATAGGATTTATGCTGCTTATGGGGATGGTCGGTAAAAATGCCGTACTGCTTGTTGATTTTGCCAATGAAGCAGTAGCGCGGGGAAAAGATGCCAATGCAGCACTGCTTGAAGCGGGAGAAAAAAGACTGCGCCCGATTTTGATGACAACAATTGCGATGATTTTTGCGATGCTTCCTTTGGCACTGAGCAACTCTTTGGGAAGTGAAACAAAAGCACCGATGGCAATAGCCATCATAGGCGGTCTTTTAAGTTCAATGGTGCTAACATTGCTTGTTGTGCCTGTAATTTATAAAATGATAAATCCTATTGATGCGTGGCTTCGAAAGTGGTATGAGAAAAAAATACAGAGTGATACTGAATAA